TCCTTCTCACTCTCATCTTCCTTCTCCTCACTGCTTCCTTGAGTGTTGGAAGCCTCTGCAGCTGCAGGCCTAACTGTTTCAGGAACAGTGACCTGCAAAGTCCGGGACAAAAGAGTTTACAAGTGCAATCATGTAATTACTGCAATATCAGAAGTCACAACCATTACAGAAAAATGCAAACATATGCAGGGTGTAACAGCATACCTTGGGTTTTTTGCCACCAAAAAGGATTTTAAAGACAACTGTCAAAAGAACAACCACGATGGATACAATGATACCAATTGTAATATTCGGCTGTTTTTCTCCCTTCTCAATTAGGTCCTGCATGAACATCGCATAAACATGCTCAATTAAGCATAATCTACAAGCTCAATTGTAATAGCATACAATGTTAACATCATTTACAACCTCACTAGCAGAGAAATGACAAAAGCTGTTAGATGCGGCAATAGctctcaattaaaaaaaaacgatGACAAGGCAAAGACTTACAATGATCTTGGGTTTGTACGCATCCAAGAAGGAACGTCTGCTATTTTGTAGAGAaggtcaaatatttttttctgcAAGTATTAGTTTATAAAGTTTGTTAGTTAGATTACGAAGTACCAAAAGTCAATAGAAATGAAGGAAACTCAAATATAAAGTTAAAAGTTGATTACCTGGAAGCCTGAGAGTCCGTCTGAAAGACCAGCAGCTTCTTCCTCAGCCTTCtgtttctctttctcattTTCAAACTTCGGCTTCCATGTTGTTAGCCTATAAGATTCAGCAACCTTCTCATCATCAGCTATGAGAATATTGTCAAACAATATGCCATCCTGCATTGTCCAGATCTCAATGCCAATAGCAGTGATGGCCTCAAAGTCAGGCTTCTCAGTCTCAAAGtagctagggtttggaatttcttGAGGTTTCCAAATACCCTTGTAACTGGGGTTGTCAATAAGAGGAGGGCTCCATTTTCCTTTATAAGCAGGATTTATCTTCATTGGCTTCTTCCATTCTCCACAACCCGGTGCCAACGAACACTTGGGGTTATCCGTTTTTGTTGGTTCCCATACACCATCCTCTTCATCGTCCCAATCTTCTGGCTTTGTAGCTTCAGGGTCATCAATCTCTTCAGGCTCATCATCCAACCACCCTTCAGGTTTTACAGCATCCTCATCTTCGACTTCCATTGGTGCATCCTCATCCCAATCATCTGGCTTCACAGCATGTGGATCTGGAATCTTTGCCCGCTCATCCCAGTCCTCTGGCTTCTTATCATCTGGGTCAGGAATTGTCTTGGCCGGAATTAAGGCAGGCTCGAAATCATTAGCTGAAAGGAAAtttgccttcttcttctcctccccaTCTATTAAAATTCTAACTTCATTGTTAGGTTTCAGTATTGCAGTGTAGACATGAGAGAGTTTGTCAGAGGGCACAGATGGAGGGTCCTTGAGATGGTGCTCAACATACTCTCCACTCTTGGGGTTCTTGTGCTTAAAGATGAAATGAACCTTGTTTGTGGAGCCACATTTGTCAGGTCCAAACATAATGGAGTAGGGAGAATCGTTGTCAAATTCCTCTGGTTTCCATCCAGCCTCCTGGGGCCGGAGGTATTTCAAGTAAGCACCGCCACACTCAAGCCCATTCTGGAACCTAACCTCAAACTGCAGGACAATGGTTCCATCCTTAAGGCTCACAGCCTTACCCAGGTCTTTCACTACAGCATACTTCCTCGCCTTCTCACTGACCAAAAGACCATAATCATCATGTCCCTCACTCTTGGACAGTTTCCAGACacctaaattatataaacatatCAGTACACAAAATTCACTGCCAAAGCAACACATTCAGAGAGTTCTCAAGTGTGGCCTACATGCATGAGGAAGTTGCCGAAAATATACAGAAATTAATCACAGTAGCATCAATTGATATGAGTTCAAAATGACTTGAATTACAGTATGAACAAGTTTCTTGTTCACATCACAGAAAACCATTTAAACCATAAGAAAAAGTTTTGACTATTTATTTCTTCAACAACGTAAGATAGTTacataataaacaaagcaaaacaaaagacaGTAAATGGTGAAAGGGAATACCTTTGTACTCATCCTTGGAAGAAACGATCCAGCGACCTTCAAATGACACAGAAAATGGCTCGTAGAAGATCTGTCAATCATCAACTGTTTGTCAAAAGTCTTTAAGGATAAAGAAAAGGAGGTAGTggattttgataattttgataaattatgaataataataataaggaaAGAGAATATGGTACCGCATCGGGTTCGTTTTCAGAAGAAGCTTGGATCTGAGAAGCAGAGCAACcaatcagcagcagcagcagcagcagctcaGTGATCTTACGCCTCCCTTCCATCAGGACCATCGGCTTAACCCTAAACCCGCCTTCGATTTTGCATAAACCACTACAAATGCAACAGTCGATTTGAAAGGGGCttgtttttctatgaaacagACAAAAGAATAATATATACTAGAAGTGGAAGATAGGAGAGAGATGGATAGGTGGCTGCACGGTCTCACCGTTAAATCAAGGTCGCCGGTGTATTGTAGTGTTGGGGTCATTTTAGACATTTTAAGGGGTTATAGTTTAGCTGATGGGAGCTTCTTTATACACCCATTAAATTACTAAACAAACCCAGCTTCCAAATTTTTAAGAACAAAGCCCctcatttctttttgttttcacctTTCCCTCTCCCTTCTCTGACCATGGTTGACAAGgggatgaggaggaggaggaagaggaggaggaggagggggtgGGGTGGGACTGAACTTGAATTTTATAGTTGTTGTAATGTTTAGCAAATTCGAAGAGTAAAATGCGCATTATAAGAATTTCATAAaaagatatttagtcatatattcattcttaacactaaaattataaataaaccctacactatttaatttttataaataaatccaaaaaaaaatccaaaaaataacatatgGCCCTATTGAacttaattttaataattaaattactttgatgccctataaagtgttttgaaattttttatgaggttttgatattgagtttgttttaagaaatcagtgacagttttgtaatttaaaagaagttaaaagcctttttgttatgttgtaaatgaacttcgggtgtgtttctaaaatccatttcatataaagttttttttttataatttgagctcCTATATTGAGTATAATAGTAAATCCccttttataaaattgttttgagcaaaagagaaaaaaaaaatgaaaaagattatttgggaacaagaaaaaatagtTGGGACTTAGAAGGGCTGAGTAATTGTTTTGAGTATAAATAAGTCATCCATGAATTCTATTTAAGAGGGGTTATTTTAAAAaggctttttatttaaattatgttgaaaaaaaGGCTGCTTAAAATGGTTACTCACACTTTCTAACACTGTATTTTATATGCGTATATTAATCAATGCCATACGTTGTATGACATGAAGCAATATATGAAGATTCACCATAAGCTAGGTTATATGTGAGCAAAGTTCTGACAGACGAATTCTACCAAGCAAAGCATGTGCATCTTGGGTAGACAGGAATGCAGTACTAGGCAGAATGTTTGTAAGGAACATGAGACTAGGTAGCAGCATTCAAAGCAAATGGAAATTGTGAGATTTGTCCATAATCTATCTATAATTGCTAAATTATGTGGTTCATAGTTACTAATAGTCTCCGTCTAACATGAAAAACTCTTTCAACCAATTCAAAATCGATACTTTGTTGCATTATCTTGGAAGGTGATGCCTAATCAATCCCTGCTGTTCATCCAACACAAAGCCGGCTGATGAAAAAAGGGCACTCGTAAAGAAGGGTTTTAGATCAAAGATCTCATGCTCCTGTGCCTGCACAAGATAAATCCAATGCAAAAAGCTCGATGGTTAACTGCCTATTTTGTTTATGCAAGTAAAGTAAATTTCCAATATCAGCCGTTCATGATTGCATTACCATTCTCTGCAAATCTCCAACTCTGACATCAATATGGGTGAGCGCTGAACTAGAGCCAGAAACAATTTCTTCAAAGTGAATTGCGTCCTTCACAAGCTGACGCAGTAAATGGAGGAGCACATTGTTGTAATCCTTCTTGAAAGTCATGTACTTTCTGAAGCTCtgcaaatacaaaacaaattctTCAGGAATCGACCACTAAAGAGCTTCAAAGATTTTACCAACTAATCTTCTACACATTCTAATTCAAGCATGCATAAGAAAATTATCAGATTATAATGTTAGAGTAGGAACAAGATCAGGTATAGTTTAGTGATGCTTGATCATGAAAACGCACACACATAGTTCTAGTCTTCAAAAATTAAGGGCGTCCATATTCGGCCAAGACCTACAGCTACAGATGATTCTCATGAGAACTTATTTTCTTTAACTATAATGTAGAGTTCTATTGCTATGAGAAATAATAGCAAAAATCAGAACCATTCAATGTGGAAACTAGACTTGCCATTTTGTCACAATATTAGAAGCTTTGGAAGAATATCAGAACACCATAAGTAGGGGGGAAAAGTTAAGGGAAGATGTCACTCTTTGATACCTTTTGCAGAGCTTTCTGCACTCCAAATTTTTGGGTAGAGATAAACGAATCTAGTAATACACGAATTGCCATATCCACATCTTCTTGTATTACATGCTGTCTAAGGTGCATTCTTGCATGTGCTTCAGACATTCGAATCATTGATTCTATGTGCCTTACAGCTATGGGTACTCCTTGTCCATgctaaacaaaaaatgaaagagtAAGTTTCCTATAAGACAACCCAAAACACAAACCTTCAAGTACAAAGACAAGAAGAGAAACTAACTGAAGATTCTCTCCGCAATTCAGCATAAACAAGTGTGAGCTTTTCCAGATCAGCGTCATGCAACCTTGGGAATACATTTAACTTGGCATACGTTAAGTATTTCTTTAGCATATCTTGAGAAAGTATCTGAAAGTTCAGGCAAAAAACTCTATGAgattcaaaaagaaagaaactcaaTTCCAGACAAACCAGGAAGGTACAAGTGGATAAACTGGGTAGATATGAAGTATAACCTCTGGATCCACTGGGCTGTCGGAGGTATCTTCTTCAGAATTGCTTAAGGGCATATTATCCATGTTAGCTCCCTTAGCTTGCGACTTGAAATGGCTATCAACAACAAACTTTGCAAGCATTTCATCAGTGACGGGGTCAACCACATCCTGCATGTCATCAATTTCCTTCCCTGTGAGAATGAACGGAAACAAAATTGTGGAGAAGAAGACGAGTTTGTAGGATTCTAACCTTAACAACACAGAGGATGTCAAAACGAGAGACGATGGGATCTGTTAACTCGACATTTTGTGAAAATGTCTTAGAGGAATCATATCTGGAATACAGACATGCAGGTTAGATTTGTTCCTAGAAATACAAGTGAATGGCTCAATGGAGAATAGAAGATAGTGCCAGCTTTACAAATGCAACAAATTATGTCCAGTTGGCTACTCTTCGTCATTTATCCTCTTATCATACCTTCCACCAACAGGGTTTGCAGCTGCAATGACCGAGCAGCGTGCTTGGAGAGAAGTGACAATCCCAGCTTTTGATATGCTAATACTTTGTTGCTCCATTGCTTCATGAATACTCACCCTAATTGAGATGAAAATGTAAATGCTCAAATACTCAAAATAAGCTGGAAAGGGACGAGCGTGGTTGTCAGTTTTACATAATTGGAAGATTTACATATATACTAGCATTGTCATACCTATCCTGATCATTCATTTTGTCAAATTCATCAATAAGGCATATTCCCTTGTCAGCAAGAACAAGAGCTCCTCCTTCAAGGGTCCACTCCCTTGTAACAGGATCCTTGTGCACAGCAGCTGTGAGTCCCACAGCAGATGCTCCTTTACCAGTAGTATACACAGCTCTCTGCCCAGTCTTTTCAACATACCTTGTGGGGCagaaattgataaaattaatTAGATCTTTAGAGCCAAGAAATTGATTCACTTTTAAACTGATGGTAGTAGCTCTTACTTAAGAAACTGTGATTTTGCCGTGCCAGGATCACCTAGGAGAAGTACATTTATATCCCCTCGGAGTCGATGTTTTCCCTCAACATTTTTCTCTTGGCCTCCAAACATGGCAAGAGCTATTGCAGTCTTTATGTCCTCGTGGCCATAGATTGATGGTGCAATGGACTTGACAATCTGCGTTCATAGAACATATAGTTATTTCATGATAATACAAGAGATACTTAGTTGAGAAAGATACAAGGGTTTGGTAGCAACCCTTTCTCCTATTCTTGGGTCTTTAGACAACTTTTCGATCTCATCTTTATCTTCCTGGGTAAGTTTGTAAGCAGAAAAGAGGTCTTGCTTCTTTGTGATATAATTTGCTTCAACCACAGTGGCAAATACAGGAAACCCGTTCTTTGTATTCAAAGATAAgtcaaaattatttgaataaatgCCAGTGACCTCCTGAAATAAATCAAACAGAACGGAAAACAGAATATTAGTAAGAATTCACTAAAACAagtaacaagaaaaaaatgaggaaGACCAGGATGAGGATCCTACAATCTCTTCCCCTGGACGAGCACAATCAATTAGATCATTCAACAGTATCACTTCCTTGTATCTTGGAAGCCGACCTGCAGGCACAATTCCTGGGCTCTCTTGGAGTGTAAGCTTTTGATAGTTCCTGTATATGGTCTGAAGCAAGAAATAGATGGACACGTATGAGGTTCAATTTGTGTTTAACTTATATTCTTGTCTGAGAAAATGCATggaaacccaaaacaaaaaaaagtaactaATTTTACAGGGATACTGGACCCGAAACAAAAAACCTAACCTCTTACAGCTGTTTAGCATAATTGAGGTGCAGTATTAATTATAAGTTCCCATAACAGCCTCCACAACATTCAATGTTAATtccctttcttctcttcagaTTTTTccagccaaaaagaaaactgaagGCAAATGTATGTAAATTTGTAAAACTCACCTGCTCAATATTGACACTGAACGGTCCTTTTGATTGGCATTCAGGGCAAGAACCAACTTTAACTTCTGAATAAGAGTTCTGAAAGAATGGCCCCAAGATTGCCCCACATTTATTGCAATCGTACTTTACTTGTTGCAATTGGGGAAAGACCCCAGAGCGTCGGGTCACAACGCCTCCAATACGAATCATGGTATTCAAATGGATCTGCCTGCACACCATAAGAGCAGGATGACATTTACACCTCAAAGGAAAAAGGTAGCAAAGATgtagcaaaaaaagaaaaaaaaatctccacAATACCGAATGTTGCGAATCTGATCGTAAACAGGTAAGTTGGTTATCCTAACGTAGATCTTTTGATGGATACGTTTGTAATTGGGATGTAAACTAAACACCACATTCTTGGCAACATCTTCCATGACTTCCAGGACAGACTGGGGAGCATCAGCCAACCAAATGGCAATATTGGGATGAGTACCAATGAATTGCTTGTAATCAATCTCCAGACTACACTTATTGGCTACAAAATGCAACAGTGAGTtgattcaaaattcaaattaaagatCCAAGGCATTATGTAGCTTGCTGCTTGCACAACACATTGAGATAAAAAGTACAAATGGCCAATGTACAGTTAACAGAGCATAAGAGCCGGTTAAACAAAGCTAAGCCCTTACCTAATACCATCTCATTAATGAGGCGCACATATTCAATGTCAGAAGAACCCTTCTTCACAAAGGTGAGCAGAAATTCTTTGAACTTCTTGGCTATAAATCTTCGCACTTCATCTCTAGTAACCCACTCCCTGAGTGTTCCCTGAACACGATACATCTCAAACTCGGCTTCTTGGTCATCATCATCCTGCAcatgaaattcatttaaaatGAGAAAAGCTTGAAGAAATTTACTCAAGAAATTCATGTAAAAGGTCATCCAAGTCAGAAGCATGATTTGTATAACTAAACCTCATAGCCATCATCATCAGTCTGGTCAGTCATTGGGACATCCTCTCTGGAGTTTCCACGCTGTGATCTTCCTGGTGAACTCTGCATTCCATCATTATCGTCGTAGCTTCTTGGAGGCCTGAAATCAGCCCTCGCCCTCTTTGAAGGCCTGTAGCTGTCATCATCAGTATCTGCAACCAAAATGCCAACAGAATCAACATTAAACTAACATaatcaacatcatcatcatacaATCTAATACAGCTATCTTTGGTTCCCAATTGTACGGAGACATTAAAGGCCCGTTCGGTAACATTTTAAggggttgttttcattttcagagaacaaaaatgagGCAGAAACATTCGGTGgcccaaaaacagaaaacactgagaatgttttcataaaatgttTATGAAAACAAGTTCATGTGTACTtgtagaaaacagaaaaaagttgttttcattctcatggGAAACGTTTTCATAAACataactcacatattattatttcaaattgtacTACCAGAcacttttcattgtttttgttttctgaagatgttttctaattaatctacCAGACGCATTTTCAGGTtcgttttcttgttttcattctctgaaaatattctaagaAAACATTCTCCGAAAACGTTACCGAAGGGCCCTAAATTTTGACGGAAATAAAGTTTGGATGAGAGCTTACCTTGGTCATGGAGAAGATGAGGGAGCTTGCGAGTTGTTTGTACGCCATCGCGGGTATCGAGCTCAATTTCAGCGGCTCTGCGGTCGGCCATGATCTGATCCAAATCCCTCTCGTCCTCAACCGAGTCATTCGTGGAAGAGATCCTCTCCCTCCTCCTCTTCAAGGAGGACGTCTTCTTCGGGCTCATCCCTGACTATTTCCGGGTCGACGGCGGCCTCGTCGTCGTCGGACGATGATGAGAAGTTCTCGGATGTGCGGCTCGTGTGCGGCAGCTGATCCGTGTTGAACCCCACTGACGTCGGCGAGTCGGGCGTTGACGGCGGGTTCTCGGCATTTCCGGCCATTTcttgaaattaaatttctttcgTCCTCTCAACTTCTCTGAACTTGTCcgtttctctttctctctgcgGCTGAAAAACCGATTTAGGGCTACTCTACTTCAGGCTTCTAACTTTTGGCGGGAAATTTTCCCTCCATTTTGGCTCACGTGGGCTGCCTGCCACGTCCCCTGATCACTCAACTTCTTGGCACGCTGAGATTGTGATGATACCCAATTAAAGCCCACGAATTGTAGCCTCTATTGGGCGGAGTTTCATCTCTCGTCGTCGAGAAATTTGAGATCCACCAATTATAAACCCACGGATGATTAGACGACATGTCGTCTCGTCTATTATTGagccactttttttttaataaaaaaatttattaccGTTTCTGCTCCACCTCCAAAGATTAAAGGAAGATCCTTATGAGGCTTTCCAACACGtactttcaatttctttttggacATCTGTAAACCGTCCAATCTCATAAAATTGTGCAAATTGTGCAAATTGTGCAAGTCATGTGCTATAGCGTAGGCCTTTAGAACTCCTCTTGTAAATAATAAAGCAACCCTTTCTAAATTAACCTAATTTAGGAGGAGGGCGGGTAACTGTTTTGatcaatgaaaatatttttgttcaccATTTTAATTactctttttaatatttgacatTTGTTCATAAGCATGACTATgattaactttttattttgatttatgtAGCCATTGTTATACTTATGGACACGTGTTAAGATGTTGAGCATACACTTTGAGTTAAAGTGGTAAGCAAAAATGCTCCCCGTGATTAACTAACCTAACATGTATAtactataaatataattaattaatatgtaACAATGATCACCTCTTTAACATGCGTGGGTTCCCCTTTATAACACATATATATGATGCAACCCACCACCCTTGGCCATTAGTGCAAGAATCGACTTGTGATtgagaaagtaaaaaaaagttgtCTTAACAAATCGAACTACTAAGCACCAACTTGACATGCAGAAGGCTATTAGGCTTTGGAAAACAAGACACATATCTGGCTAGCAGATGATTGGAACTTGCAAGGTTACTCCAATATTTTATTCCATTTCGAAAGTATACATTACAAATAGCTTTACAGCCATTTTTGCAtgtaaaaattacaaaagccCTAAAGTTCTTTTCAGCCATGCTCAATATTCTCTGAAAAAGCCGGGCCAATAATGGATGCATGAGGCAACAAAACACACCACATACATACCTATTTATATAGGGGGTTTGATTCGATCCATCGATCCATTGATCCCTTCCCTAATGTAATTAACTAATGTAAACAAATCcacttaaaaattaattagagGCTTCTCTCTAGCATTTCTTGATATCTCTTGAAGGAGAGAAGCTTTTGCAAGCGTATCTGTTTATGAAACCTGTTAATGAACAAATCCGCAACCTGATCAATCTCATCTTCCAGCTTGAAATCCTCCCCTTCCTCCTTGGAATTCCTCACGATATCAATCACCGACCCGCCATCCTTCACGTCGTCAAAGTTCTCGTCTTCGTCGAACATCGAGTGCCTCAGATCCGGGTACTTATTGTCTTCGTCCTCGTCCTCCTCGGCCATGGCATTGTAGCTCGAACAAGCACCAGCCGAACGCGAGTACTCGTTGGCGATGGTGTTGTAGAGAACGAGGGCCTTGCTTCTGTCCGATCCCTCGTCGTCCTCTTCATCGCTTTGTTTGTGGCGGTGGTCGTGGCCGAGGAGGCTGTGGATCTTGTGAGACACCGTGTCCATCAAAACCTTCTTGTTCTTCATCAAAGAGAACATTATGAGGCGGGCTTTCACCGCGCTGGTTTTGCTCTTGATGGCCAAGGACTTGGATTTGGCTATGGTGCTCAACAAGGTCATTATCTGTTTCAAGAAAACAGAAGCCTTGTTCTTCATGATTTTCTAGCTCGATTGAGTACGTACActcacaaaacacaaaaacaaacctttGAATATTAATTAGAAGGAAATTAAGAAAGATATAGTATGACTAGTGGTTTTGTATGAGATTGAAGCTCAATTTGCATGAAGGAATTCAAGAGGCCTTGgtgggtttatatagaaagcAAAAGGCTTCTGCTTTCTGGTCATGGGGTGGGGCGAAAGTGAGTGAAAGCAAAGAAGAAAGTGGAAACAAATTAGAAACACAAGTTCATTATTATTCTTATGGAACCATCCTCGCCGTACATGACTAGTAGACAAACAGTGGGTACGATTGTCTTTGGAAACAAAAGCTTGGTGACGAGGGCTATTTATATTACTttatattaattcattaatgTTCGAAGACGATTATACCCCTGAGCTTAGCCCTGCTGGTGGGATAAAGTGACTGCGAGATCTCTCAAGTTGGGGGTAAATATTTCACTTTATTATGGTGCTAAGGAATTAAAGGTGTTGAAAAGGGCTTTGGACGGCGAAAGTTAAATTAAAGCCAGtgaaaaaaatgatatttaataggcaagaaaaaagcaaactaTTCGTTGCCTCAAGCACTAAGTTTTGGAGTTCCTGCAGCAAAATGCAATGCTGAATGTGAATCATATTAATCATATAAATATGCATAGAATAGAAGAAAATATGTGCCTTTTACTGCTATGTACCCTGTTTGGAAATTTGCAAGCGATCCTAGGGAGATCGCATTTTATATACCAATTTGTTTACGATAAATTTTTGTATGGTGTACCATTTAATTACACGAgacatataaaaatattttatttttatattatatgtgtattggataatatttttacatGTTTCATGTGTATTGGGTATTATATCAGCTAGTTGGAACATATAAAAATTACTTTATATGTACCActtctctaatagaggtggaaCCCACAAATACAATGGGTCTCACTTCTATTAGAGCAgaaaattttttatgaaacagGAATAACATTGTTTTATTATCTCTGACCAATCACAGATTGCTAcgtgaaaaaattatcacaCATAACA
The window above is part of the Prunus dulcis chromosome 1, ALMONDv2, whole genome shotgun sequence genome. Proteins encoded here:
- the LOC117638777 gene encoding LOW QUALITY PROTEIN: DNA replication licensing factor MCM2 (The sequence of the model RefSeq protein was modified relative to this genomic sequence to represent the inferred CDS: inserted 2 bases in 1 codon), which translates into the protein MAGNAENPPSTPDSPTSVGFNTDQLPHTSRTSENFSSSSDDDEAAVDPEIVRDEPEEDVLLEEEEGEDLFHEXDSVEDERDLDQIMADRRAAEIELDTRDGVQTTRKLPHLLHDQDTDDDSYRPSKRARADFRPPRSYDDNDGMQSSPGRSQRGNSREDVPMTDQTDDDGYEDDDDQEAEFEMYRVQGTLREWVTRDEVRRFIAKKFKEFLLTFVKKGSSDIEYVRLINEMVLANKCSLEIDYKQFIGTHPNIAIWLADAPQSVLEVMEDVAKNVVFSLHPNYKRIHQKIYVRITNLPVYDQIRNIRQIHLNTMIRIGGVVTRRSGVFPQLQQVKYDCNKCGAILGPFFQNSYSEVKVGSCPECQSKGPFSVNIEQTIYRNYQKLTLQESPGIVPAGRLPRYKEVILLNDLIDCARPGEEIEVTGIYSNNFDLSLNTKNGFPVFATVVEANYITKKQDLFSAYKLTQEDKDEIEKLSKDPRIGERIVKSIAPSIYGHEDIKTAIALAMFGGQEKNVEGKHRLRGDINVLLLGDPGTAKSQFLKYVEKTGQRAVYTTGKGASAVGLTAAVHKDPVTREWTLEGGALVLADKGICLIDEFDKMNDQDRVSIHEAMEQQSISISKAGIVTSLQARCSVIAAANPVGGRYDSSKTFSQNVELTDPIVSRFDILCVVKDVVDPVTDEMLAKFVVDSHFKSQAKGANMDNMPLSNSEEDTSDSPVDPEILSQDMLKKYLTYAKLNVFPRLHDADLEKLTLVYAELRRESSHGQGVPIAVRHIESMIRMSEAHARMHLRQHVIQEDVDMAIRVLLDSFISTQKFGVQKALQKSFRKYMTFKKDYNNVLLHLLRQLVKDAIHFEEIVSGSSSALTHIDVRVGDLQRMAQEHEIFDLKPFFTSALFSSAGFVLDEQQGLIRHHLPR
- the LOC117638801 gene encoding uncharacterized protein LOC117638801 codes for the protein MKNKASVFLKQIMTLLSTIAKSKSLAIKSKTSAVKARLIMFSLMKNKKVLMDTVSHKIHSLLGHDHRHKQSDEEDDEGSDRSKALVLYNTIANEYSRSAGACSSYNAMAEEDEDEDNKYPDLRHSMFDEDENFDDVKDGGSVIDIVRNSKEEGEDFKLEDEIDQVADLFINRFHKQIRLQKLLSFKRYQEMLERSL